Proteins from one Leptospira wolffii serovar Khorat str. Khorat-H2 genomic window:
- the atpG gene encoding ATP synthase F1 subunit gamma, which produces MATPREIKKRISSVKNTRKITRTMEMVATAKSKKLSDRVNASHPFSNKIKELVGALASLASVVKSPYLRKPNAVRSVALLVITANRGLCGGYNSKTIRLAKNRIQEWKDQGTNVRLFVVGKKGISFFQFAKEKIEKSYTHIDDKSGYKEAEEFADFFLDLFAKEEVDAVEIISTVYHSSANQEAEVTKVLPFEAQGEANVGSSVLYEPSPADILESLLPLVVKTAFLKAILEANCSEQIAKRVAMKSATDAASEMIKLLTRGYNRIRQAKITQEISEIVAGADSLN; this is translated from the coding sequence TTGGCTACACCCAGGGAAATAAAGAAACGGATCAGTTCCGTTAAGAACACTCGGAAGATCACTCGGACTATGGAAATGGTCGCTACGGCCAAATCCAAAAAGCTGAGCGATCGGGTGAACGCGTCCCATCCATTCTCGAATAAAATCAAGGAATTGGTGGGAGCGCTTGCATCCCTGGCTTCCGTGGTAAAGAGTCCTTATTTACGGAAACCGAATGCGGTTCGTTCCGTAGCCTTGCTTGTGATCACGGCGAACAGAGGTCTTTGCGGAGGATATAACTCCAAAACCATCCGTTTGGCGAAGAATCGTATCCAGGAATGGAAAGATCAAGGCACGAACGTTCGACTCTTCGTAGTAGGAAAGAAAGGTATCTCCTTCTTCCAATTCGCTAAGGAAAAGATAGAGAAGTCTTATACTCATATCGACGATAAATCCGGGTATAAGGAAGCGGAGGAATTCGCGGACTTCTTCTTAGATCTATTTGCGAAAGAAGAAGTGGATGCGGTAGAGATTATTTCCACCGTTTACCATTCTTCCGCAAATCAGGAGGCGGAGGTTACGAAAGTTCTTCCGTTCGAAGCGCAGGGAGAAGCGAACGTAGGTTCGAGCGTTCTATACGAGCCGAGTCCGGCAGATATTTTGGAATCCCTTCTTCCTCTTGTAGTAAAAACAGCATTCTTAAAGGCGATCTTGGAAGCGAATTGCTCCGAGCAGATCGCAAAGCGCGTGGCCATGAAATCCGCAACGGACGCGGCCTCCGAGATGATCAAACTTCTGACCCGCGGTTACAACCGTATCCGTCAGGCAAAAATCACTCAGGAGATCTCGGAGATCGTAGCGGGTGCGGACTCGCTAAACTAG
- the atpA gene encoding F0F1 ATP synthase subunit alpha, producing MKIKTDEIASVLKQEILNFKKDLAVEEVGTVLEVGDGIARVFGLRNVMAGELVEFQNGVRGQAFNLEDNSVGVIIYGEYKNIREGFTVKRIGKILEVPVGPEMLGRVVNPLGEPLDGKGPIHTKHTRAVESPAPGISKRQPVEEPLQTGIKSIDAMIPIGRGQRELIIGDRGTGKTSIALDTIINQKGSGVICVYVAIGQKASTVATIVEKLKAVGAMDYTIVVSATAADPAPLQYIAPYSGCSFAEYFMYNEKKATLVVYDDLSKQAVAYRQMCLLLRRPPGREAYPGDVFYLHSRLLERAAKLDEKYGAGSLTALPIIETQEGEVSAYIPTNVISITDGQIYLQSNLFASGVRPAVDVGISVSRVGSAAQIKAMKQVAGKMKLELAQFRELEAFAQLGTDLDPVTQAQLDRGYRIVEMLKQPVSSPYPVEEQVVEIFAVTRGHMDKVPVPKVREFGAHLLNVLRTQQPEVLNAIRTEKKISDEGKLGEVIASIAADFVRNLK from the coding sequence ATGAAAATTAAAACTGATGAAATTGCGTCGGTTCTCAAACAGGAAATCTTAAATTTTAAAAAGGACCTGGCTGTAGAAGAAGTCGGGACCGTCCTGGAAGTAGGGGACGGTATCGCGAGAGTCTTCGGCCTTAGAAACGTAATGGCCGGGGAACTCGTCGAGTTCCAAAACGGAGTTCGCGGACAAGCCTTCAACTTAGAGGACAATTCCGTGGGTGTGATCATTTACGGAGAATATAAAAACATCCGCGAAGGATTCACCGTAAAAAGAATCGGTAAAATTCTAGAAGTTCCGGTCGGACCGGAAATGCTCGGACGCGTGGTAAACCCTCTGGGAGAGCCCCTGGACGGAAAAGGTCCGATCCACACCAAGCATACTCGCGCCGTAGAAAGCCCTGCCCCCGGTATCTCCAAAAGACAACCGGTTGAAGAGCCTCTCCAAACTGGTATCAAAAGTATCGATGCAATGATCCCGATAGGCCGTGGCCAAAGGGAGCTCATCATCGGAGACCGTGGAACCGGTAAAACTTCCATCGCTCTGGATACCATCATTAACCAAAAAGGTTCCGGAGTTATCTGCGTATACGTAGCGATCGGGCAAAAAGCTTCCACCGTTGCGACTATCGTGGAAAAACTGAAAGCAGTCGGCGCGATGGATTATACCATCGTAGTTTCCGCAACCGCTGCGGATCCTGCTCCTCTGCAATACATCGCTCCTTATTCCGGTTGTTCGTTCGCGGAATACTTCATGTATAACGAGAAAAAAGCTACCTTAGTCGTTTATGATGACTTATCAAAGCAAGCGGTCGCTTACCGTCAGATGTGTCTCCTTCTTCGTAGACCTCCGGGCCGCGAAGCTTATCCCGGAGACGTATTCTATCTTCACTCTCGCTTATTAGAGAGAGCCGCCAAATTGGACGAAAAATACGGAGCAGGTTCCCTAACCGCGCTTCCTATTATCGAAACCCAAGAAGGTGAGGTTTCCGCTTATATTCCGACTAACGTGATTTCGATCACTGACGGTCAGATTTATCTGCAATCCAACTTATTCGCGTCCGGGGTTCGTCCTGCAGTGGATGTGGGTATCTCCGTATCTCGTGTTGGTTCCGCAGCTCAGATCAAAGCGATGAAACAAGTCGCAGGAAAAATGAAACTGGAGCTCGCTCAGTTTAGAGAATTGGAAGCTTTCGCTCAGCTCGGAACCGACTTAGACCCGGTAACTCAGGCTCAGTTGGACAGAGGATATCGCATCGTTGAGATGCTGAAACAACCAGTTTCCAGCCCTTATCCTGTAGAAGAGCAGGTCGTGGAAATTTTCGCGGTTACCAGAGGACATATGGACAAGGTTCCTGTTCCTAAGGTTCGCGAGTTCGGAGCGCATTTACTCAACGTTCTCCGCACCCAACAACCGGAAGTTCTAAACGCGATTCGTACGGAAAAGAAAATCTCCGACGAAGGAAAACTGGGAGAGGTCATCGCCTCTATCGCAGCTGATTTTGTTAGGAACCTGAAGTAA
- the atpH gene encoding ATP synthase F1 subunit delta, producing MSYSAIPKTYASAFVDASSSPEEAEQELGSIVSILNTESQFRDFFDTPSVKRDVKETVLVKILQGKVSEITLNFLQVLLRRGRFSYLSEIHEALKEELDRKAGRIRAKVRSYPALDESSLNKLREALKERFKSEFILENQEDPSLIGGFVVRFQDLAIDGSMKSQLGKVRQSLLDSKLPIGVVYEN from the coding sequence ATGAGCTATTCTGCGATCCCGAAAACCTACGCAAGCGCCTTTGTGGACGCGAGTTCTTCTCCGGAAGAAGCGGAACAAGAATTAGGTTCCATTGTAAGTATATTAAATACGGAATCTCAGTTTCGCGATTTTTTCGATACTCCTTCCGTAAAGAGAGATGTAAAAGAGACCGTTCTGGTCAAGATCCTGCAAGGAAAAGTTTCGGAGATTACTCTGAATTTCCTGCAGGTTCTTCTTCGCAGAGGTAGATTCTCCTACCTTTCCGAGATCCACGAGGCCTTGAAAGAGGAATTGGATCGCAAAGCGGGAAGAATTCGCGCTAAAGTCAGAAGTTATCCGGCGCTGGACGAATCCTCGCTTAATAAACTGCGCGAAGCATTAAAAGAAAGATTCAAATCAGAGTTCATCCTGGAGAACCAAGAAGATCCGAGCCTTATCGGCGGTTTCGTGGTTCGATTCCAAGATTTGGCAATTGATGGTTCTATGAAGAGTCAGCTGGGGAAAGTAAGACAGTCCTTGCTGGATAGTAAACTACCCATCGGAGTGGTGTATGAAAATTAA
- a CDS encoding F0F1 ATP synthase subunit B, with the protein MFLLAAGKGLGGLLDVNPGLLIWTLFTFAIVVVILKIFAWDVILKALDERAETVHNDIRKAADVRSEAEALLKDYEAKISAAKDQANGIVAEAKSDATNLRNKMLDEATKEVKALKDGAIKDIELAKSKALAELQTQIVDMTVQVAGLVLEKQLKADDYKSFIESELGKIKKLSA; encoded by the coding sequence TTGTTTCTCTTAGCAGCTGGTAAGGGATTAGGCGGCCTCTTAGACGTAAATCCGGGTCTACTCATTTGGACCCTTTTTACGTTCGCAATCGTCGTCGTTATCCTCAAGATATTCGCGTGGGATGTGATCCTCAAAGCTCTGGATGAAAGAGCCGAGACCGTCCATAACGATATTCGTAAGGCTGCTGATGTACGTTCCGAAGCGGAAGCTTTGCTGAAGGATTACGAAGCAAAAATCTCTGCAGCAAAAGACCAGGCTAACGGAATCGTAGCTGAAGCAAAATCGGACGCTACTAACTTAAGAAACAAGATGCTGGACGAGGCGACTAAGGAAGTCAAGGCCCTGAAAGACGGAGCTATTAAAGACATCGAGTTGGCTAAATCCAAAGCCTTGGCGGAACTACAGACCCAGATCGTGGACATGACTGTTCAGGTCGCAGGTTTGGTTCTCGAGAAGCAGTTGAAAGCGGACGATTATAAGTCCTTTATCGAAAGCGAATTAGGCAAGATTAAGAAGCTGAGCGCGTAA
- the atpE gene encoding ATP synthase F0 subunit C, translating into MEFGLGYIGVGIAAGLAILGAGLGIGRIGGSAAEGISRQPDAAGKIQTAMIISAALIEGAALFAIVIAFLAGGTLNEAVNKAAAKTEVSAPAEGK; encoded by the coding sequence ATGGAATTCGGACTAGGATATATCGGAGTAGGAATCGCGGCTGGACTCGCTATTTTAGGCGCAGGTCTCGGAATCGGAAGAATCGGTGGCTCTGCCGCTGAAGGAATCAGCCGTCAACCGGATGCAGCTGGAAAAATCCAAACTGCGATGATCATTTCTGCGGCCCTTATCGAAGGTGCGGCTCTGTTCGCAATCGTGATTGCGTTCCTCGCAGGTGGAACTTTGAACGAAGCAGTCAACAAAGCAGCTGCTAAAACTGAAGTTTCCGCACCAGCAGAAGGTAAATAA
- the atpB gene encoding F0F1 ATP synthase subunit A, with amino-acid sequence MLKQIFAAILLISSIPAFASDAEGKKPFDLNEVLVHHLMDHAEFPFNIGGQKVFEGHEGFDPHNDNIFVDHSTGHRFHFVGGLDLHITRRVTMMWIVSFLLLVIFIPAARAIARNPLKIQSRFANGVEAFISFLKKDVVDANTDGHGHSYYHYIFTLFFFILFCNLMGLIPPVGEVIQLGTEYINSGEEVAAAHANSSHHEPIWIAKVWNGITVTGDVSVTVSLALITLLLIYATGFVYQGPKFILHSVPNGVPWPLYVLMWPLEFIISPIAKAFALTVRLLANMTAGHVIILALLGFIFQFQSITVGLLASVPGAVAIYFLELFVAFLQAYVFALLTSLFIGSSMHRH; translated from the coding sequence ATGTTGAAACAAATCTTCGCTGCGATATTATTAATATCTTCTATACCCGCCTTCGCTTCCGATGCGGAAGGCAAAAAACCTTTCGACCTAAACGAAGTCTTAGTCCACCACTTGATGGACCATGCCGAGTTTCCTTTCAATATCGGAGGTCAGAAAGTATTCGAAGGCCATGAAGGATTCGATCCTCATAACGATAACATTTTCGTAGATCATTCCACCGGTCATAGATTCCATTTCGTGGGAGGACTCGATCTTCATATCACCCGTCGTGTGACCATGATGTGGATCGTAAGTTTCCTTCTTCTTGTTATCTTTATTCCCGCCGCAAGAGCGATCGCAAGAAATCCTCTTAAGATCCAAAGCAGATTCGCAAACGGTGTCGAGGCTTTCATCAGTTTTCTGAAAAAGGATGTGGTGGACGCCAATACCGACGGACACGGGCATTCTTATTATCATTATATCTTCACTCTATTCTTCTTTATTCTTTTCTGTAACTTGATGGGACTCATTCCTCCCGTGGGAGAAGTCATCCAACTCGGAACGGAATATATCAATAGCGGAGAAGAAGTGGCCGCCGCTCATGCGAATTCTTCCCACCATGAGCCAATCTGGATCGCGAAAGTTTGGAACGGAATTACAGTCACGGGCGACGTTTCCGTTACGGTAAGTTTGGCTCTGATCACTCTTCTCTTGATCTATGCAACCGGTTTCGTATACCAAGGGCCGAAATTCATCCTTCATTCCGTTCCTAACGGAGTACCTTGGCCTCTTTACGTTCTGATGTGGCCTCTCGAATTCATCATTTCCCCGATCGCAAAAGCATTCGCACTCACAGTGCGTCTTTTGGCCAATATGACCGCGGGCCACGTAATCATTCTGGCTCTTCTGGGGTTCATTTTCCAATTCCAATCCATCACGGTCGGTCTTTTGGCTTCCGTACCCGGAGCGGTAGCGATTTACTTCTTAGAGTTATTCGTTGCTTTCCTTCAGGCATACGTATTCGCACTCTTAACCTCGCTCTTCATCGGATCGAGTATGCACAGGCACTAA
- a CDS encoding AtpZ/AtpI family protein, with product MNSSDPQPPKKDASLWQFASIGTEFGFIIVASVLVGKYLDDRFGWSPVAVLSGVALGFGYGIYYILYRLSQFDKKD from the coding sequence ATGAATTCTTCGGATCCTCAACCTCCTAAAAAGGACGCTTCTCTTTGGCAATTTGCGAGTATAGGAACCGAGTTCGGTTTTATCATAGTCGCAAGCGTTCTTGTGGGTAAATATCTGGACGATCGATTCGGATGGTCTCCCGTAGCGGTCCTGTCCGGTGTGGCCCTGGGTTTCGGATACGGGATCTATTACATTCTATATCGCCTCTCTCAATTCGATAAGAAGGATTGA
- the lepB gene encoding signal peptidase I, with product MSKPEGNPLSNKLPSWIRDFLGEESVDSTLSFFIIVLFVLAFKSSVLDANNIPSGSMIPTLKIGDFLFVNKMRYSLRVPFTEKEIFSYDDPKRGDIVTFAPPVTALQPGESRDDWFPKRFVKRVIGLPGDRIRITPTPLEKDGRRVYYGRIEYMEKGSNQFQPYDFREVDPGDLLYDLDDVGAVENYVFKEKKPGFEHYVIDGPLIEKRTDCYGSTGCLIPEGYYMMQGDNRPNSYDSRDWGFVPRKDILGKALMIYFSINWKDHVCHYKSGKELAELKSDHAPVYEGEELESRCKDTNYYTSRPKIHSAFPEREEEMNWFKKTILYRIPRMQVRWSRIGTILE from the coding sequence ATGAGTAAGCCCGAGGGCAATCCGCTATCTAATAAGCTTCCTTCCTGGATCCGGGACTTTTTGGGAGAAGAATCCGTAGATTCTACCCTGTCCTTCTTCATCATCGTTCTATTTGTTTTGGCTTTCAAGTCCTCCGTCTTGGATGCGAATAATATTCCCTCAGGTTCCATGATCCCCACCTTGAAAATCGGGGATTTTTTATTCGTGAACAAGATGAGGTATTCTCTCCGAGTCCCTTTTACGGAAAAAGAGATCTTCAGCTACGACGATCCTAAAAGAGGGGATATCGTAACTTTCGCTCCTCCAGTCACCGCGTTGCAGCCGGGAGAGAGTCGTGACGATTGGTTTCCTAAGCGTTTCGTAAAACGGGTGATCGGGCTCCCGGGAGATCGTATCCGTATCACTCCTACTCCTTTGGAAAAGGACGGTAGAAGGGTTTATTACGGAAGAATAGAATATATGGAGAAAGGAAGTAACCAGTTCCAGCCCTACGATTTCCGAGAAGTGGATCCGGGAGATCTTCTCTACGATCTGGACGATGTAGGAGCGGTGGAGAATTACGTATTCAAAGAGAAAAAGCCCGGCTTCGAACATTACGTGATCGACGGACCTTTGATCGAAAAGAGGACCGATTGTTACGGAAGCACCGGTTGTCTTATTCCCGAAGGCTACTATATGATGCAAGGGGACAATCGTCCGAATTCCTACGATTCCAGGGATTGGGGCTTCGTTCCTAGAAAGGATATTCTCGGCAAGGCACTTATGATCTACTTCTCCATCAACTGGAAGGATCACGTATGTCACTACAAAAGCGGGAAGGAACTCGCCGAGTTGAAATCGGACCATGCTCCCGTTTACGAAGGAGAAGAATTGGAATCCCGTTGCAAAGACACGAATTACTACACTTCTCGTCCTAAAATCCACTCCGCTTTTCCGGAAAGAGAAGAGGAAATGAATTGGTTCAAGAAGACCATCTTGTATAGAATTCCTCGCATGCAGGTTCGTTGGTCCAGAATCGGAACCATCTTGGAATAA
- a CDS encoding aldolase/citrate lyase family protein, producing MKEQIDRKIIELRRYLISLIRSYPIVGLKGGTETEDMDSDEIRVLHMVAKDLVPVTVKIGGPEARTDIRMLVKEEIEGISAPMIESSYALKNFISTLKSMLTPVTYSKVTKAINLETITGYKNLLEIADSKAFEELDQVTAARSDLSSSMGLIPDDEEVMKVTRTIIAISRDRGKKTSVGGTITKQNFRKIAEEIRPDKINSRHVCVDVAKSAEKVAEEVAEAMLLFEMELYDLFSVLKPEKAYGYKNRIETNRERIGSRKVLYSIR from the coding sequence GTGAAAGAGCAGATTGACCGAAAAATTATCGAACTCCGACGCTACCTAATCTCCCTAATTCGTAGCTATCCGATCGTGGGACTGAAGGGAGGCACGGAAACCGAGGATATGGACTCGGACGAGATTCGGGTACTGCATATGGTGGCCAAGGATCTGGTCCCGGTGACCGTAAAAATCGGAGGGCCTGAGGCCAGAACCGATATCCGGATGCTGGTCAAAGAGGAAATCGAAGGCATTTCGGCGCCGATGATAGAATCCTCCTACGCACTTAAGAATTTTATATCCACCCTCAAAAGCATGCTGACTCCGGTGACCTACTCCAAGGTAACCAAGGCAATCAACCTGGAAACCATCACCGGTTACAAAAACCTGTTGGAAATCGCCGACTCCAAGGCTTTCGAAGAATTGGACCAGGTCACTGCGGCAAGATCGGACCTTTCTTCCTCCATGGGACTGATACCGGACGACGAAGAAGTCATGAAGGTGACTAGAACAATAATAGCCATTTCCAGGGACAGAGGAAAGAAAACCTCCGTGGGTGGAACCATCACAAAGCAGAATTTCAGAAAGATCGCCGAAGAAATCCGCCCGGATAAAATTAACTCCAGACATGTCTGCGTAGACGTAGCCAAATCGGCCGAAAAAGTCGCGGAAGAAGTGGCCGAGGCGATGTTACTCTTCGAGATGGAATTGTACGATCTATTCTCCGTGTTGAAACCCGAGAAGGCATACGGTTATAAAAATCGGATAGAAACCAACCGGGAAAGAATAGGCTCTAGAAAGGTTCTTTATTCCATCCGTTAA
- a CDS encoding TetR/AcrR family transcriptional regulator produces the protein MAKDTRDLILKTSLRLFSEQGYHGTTMRQIAQRANLSLGLAYRYFESKESILEGIIESHDKILKKYLPEKMNPSKNRSELIQFLGGQIVKLVKENEEYLRLYWSLMLQPKIHRLKKRNIHLVNLIFYENSKKIILLLKPNYTEFEVKNLTSAIIGYMINHLTNKREFTLEDFRAYIVYALENT, from the coding sequence ATGGCCAAAGATACCAGAGATCTAATACTCAAGACCTCCCTACGTCTTTTTTCCGAGCAAGGTTACCACGGAACCACCATGAGACAGATCGCCCAAAGAGCGAATCTGTCCTTGGGTCTAGCTTATAGATATTTCGAGTCCAAGGAATCCATTTTGGAAGGGATCATCGAATCCCACGATAAGATCCTAAAAAAATACCTTCCGGAGAAGATGAACCCTTCCAAGAACAGAAGCGAGCTCATCCAATTTCTGGGAGGACAGATCGTAAAACTCGTCAAGGAAAACGAGGAATATCTTAGATTGTATTGGAGTCTCATGCTCCAACCGAAGATCCACCGGCTGAAAAAGAGAAACATCCACCTGGTGAATCTGATCTTCTACGAAAATTCAAAAAAAATAATATTACTCCTAAAGCCCAATTACACCGAATTCGAAGTAAAGAATCTTACCTCCGCCATCATCGGATATATGATCAACCACCTTACGAATAAAAGGGAATTCACCCTGGAGGATTTCCGAGCCTATATCGTTTACGCGCTGGAAAACACCTAA
- the corA gene encoding magnesium/cobalt transporter CorA — protein sequence MLRILFFPPTQEPHKNPTVLQGEINEEFKKEFRLRASAQKEKIWIDIENTGKEDLAFLSENCGFHPLAIEDCVNRNQRPKFEDYEDHAFIVLHSFNAEQNKTVIPRETHVFFNLEFIVSVHKHKEILIDNLWNRCLAEPNLTAKGTDHVLYLLFDLLVDSNFPILDRFSDEITRLENQILVNQVKPDFVTNILFLKRNLVRMRRVLSPQREVLNLIMRHEDKFLSEKIRFYFRDVYDHLSRLVETIDMDRDLIGNSMDAYYSLISQRTNEIIKNLTLVSMVFMPLTFLTGFFGMNFIALPYSNKYALAASIGMILAIPVGMMLYFRSKKWFNS from the coding sequence ATGCTTCGTATCCTATTCTTCCCCCCAACCCAAGAACCGCATAAAAATCCCACCGTCCTACAGGGCGAAATCAACGAAGAATTCAAAAAGGAATTCCGCCTTAGGGCCTCCGCCCAAAAGGAAAAGATCTGGATCGATATAGAAAATACCGGCAAGGAAGATCTTGCATTCCTTTCGGAAAACTGCGGCTTCCATCCGCTTGCAATCGAGGATTGCGTCAACCGAAACCAGAGACCGAAATTCGAGGACTATGAGGATCACGCATTCATCGTTCTACACAGTTTCAACGCCGAGCAGAATAAGACGGTAATCCCCCGAGAAACACATGTGTTCTTTAATCTGGAATTCATAGTTTCGGTCCATAAGCATAAGGAAATTCTAATCGATAATCTTTGGAATAGATGCCTGGCGGAACCCAATCTCACCGCCAAGGGCACGGATCACGTTCTTTATCTTCTCTTCGATCTTTTGGTGGATTCCAATTTTCCGATTCTGGATCGTTTCTCGGACGAAATCACTAGGCTCGAAAACCAAATCCTGGTCAACCAGGTGAAGCCCGATTTCGTAACCAACATCCTGTTTCTAAAGAGAAATCTGGTCCGAATGAGAAGGGTGCTCTCTCCTCAGAGAGAAGTTTTGAATCTGATAATGAGGCACGAGGATAAATTCCTCTCCGAAAAGATACGATTCTATTTCCGGGACGTTTACGACCATCTCAGCCGACTCGTGGAAACCATCGATATGGACCGGGACCTTATAGGCAACTCCATGGATGCGTATTACTCCCTTATTTCCCAGAGAACCAACGAGATCATAAAGAATCTAACCTTGGTTTCCATGGTCTTTATGCCTCTCACCTTCTTGACCGGCTTCTTCGGTATGAATTTCATAGCCCTACCCTATTCGAATAAATACGCCCTGGCCGCGTCCATCGGGATGATTTTAGCGATTCCGGTGGGGATGATGTTGTATTTTCGTTCGAAAAAATGGTTCAATAGTTAG
- a CDS encoding SDR family NAD(P)-dependent oxidoreductase yields MDQKIAIVTGASRGIGKQVALELGKKGIFVICASRKEEDSQKTVQEIRGSGGQAEARALDVSKPESVSKFLNEVLQKHPRIDILVNNAGIYLDQGSISNTTLEKLQGTLDTNLIGPFLLSQGILPVMKKNGYGRIVNLSSGMGQLSDMGSGYAAYRISKTAINALTRILQAESEGKNIKANSVCPGWVRTDMGGESATRSVEHGAETVVWAATLDDSGPSGSFLRDKKKIEW; encoded by the coding sequence ATGGATCAAAAAATCGCAATCGTAACCGGAGCCAGCAGAGGAATCGGAAAACAAGTCGCTTTGGAACTGGGAAAGAAAGGGATCTTCGTGATCTGCGCTTCCCGAAAAGAGGAGGATTCCCAAAAAACCGTTCAGGAAATCCGGGGATCCGGAGGACAGGCAGAGGCGAGAGCCTTGGATGTTTCTAAACCGGAATCCGTTTCCAAATTTCTAAACGAGGTCCTCCAAAAGCATCCCAGGATAGACATTCTCGTGAATAACGCGGGAATCTATCTGGACCAGGGATCCATTTCGAATACTACATTAGAAAAATTGCAAGGTACATTGGACACGAACCTGATCGGCCCATTCTTACTTTCCCAAGGAATCCTACCGGTCATGAAAAAGAACGGATACGGAAGAATCGTAAACCTTAGTTCCGGAATGGGACAACTTTCCGATATGGGATCGGGATACGCGGCCTATAGAATTTCCAAGACTGCGATCAACGCGCTCACAAGAATCCTACAAGCGGAGTCGGAAGGAAAGAATATAAAAGCGAATTCCGTTTGCCCAGGGTGGGTGAGAACGGATATGGGAGGAGAAAGTGCGACCCGTTCCGTGGAGCACGGGGCGGAAACCGTGGTTTGGGCGGCGACCCTGGACGATAGCGGGCCTTCCGGAAGCTTCCTCAGGGATAAGAAAAAGATCGAATGGTGA
- a CDS encoding LytR/AlgR family response regulator transcription factor codes for MGDSIYKVLVVEDEVPARDLLRKFLEGWKEFEVRGIARTGMQAIELLRKETFDLVFLDIHLPEKNGLQVLEEMGDASPVLVFTTAYREHTLKAFEVGACDYLLKPYTKDRFDSCMERAKNHLHLKSVSKNRKSGDPDPVFVFRDGGLVHRILFSDLYYLTANGKRSVLHTKDGDFETARLLGDLEKELPKSDFLRIHRKHMVNRSLVAATRSQPGGTYTIYLKDEDETNLPVGREFVEGVKGLFGKN; via the coding sequence ATGGGCGATTCTATTTATAAGGTTTTGGTCGTGGAGGACGAGGTGCCTGCCAGGGATCTCCTGCGCAAATTCTTGGAAGGATGGAAAGAATTCGAGGTCCGGGGAATCGCAAGAACCGGAATGCAGGCGATAGAATTACTGAGAAAGGAAACCTTCGATCTGGTTTTTTTGGACATTCATCTTCCGGAAAAGAACGGTCTGCAAGTTCTGGAGGAAATGGGAGATGCGTCTCCCGTTTTGGTATTCACGACTGCGTATCGAGAGCATACGTTAAAAGCATTCGAGGTAGGAGCATGCGATTATCTTTTGAAACCTTATACCAAGGACAGATTCGATTCGTGTATGGAAAGAGCGAAGAATCATCTGCATTTGAAATCGGTTTCCAAGAATCGAAAATCGGGCGATCCGGATCCCGTATTCGTTTTTAGAGACGGAGGACTGGTTCATCGCATTCTTTTCTCGGATCTCTATTATCTCACGGCGAACGGCAAAAGGTCCGTGTTACACACTAAGGACGGGGATTTTGAAACGGCAAGGCTACTCGGAGATCTGGAGAAGGAATTGCCAAAGTCCGATTTTCTTAGGATCCACAGAAAGCATATGGTGAATCGTAGTCTAGTTGCGGCAACCAGGTCGCAACCGGGAGGTACATATACGATCTATCTGAAAGACGAGGACGAAACGAATTTGCCCGTGGGTAGGGAATTCGTGGAGGGAGTGAAAGGCCTTTTTGGGAAGAACTGA